DNA sequence from the Lysinibacillus sp. OF-1 genome:
TCGAAGTACGTAAAACACTTGGTATGGATAATCCTTGGCACTATCGTAATAAAAGCCAATTCCAAGTACGTAAAGAGGGTAAGCGTGTATACGCAGGTTTATTTGCTGAAGGAAGCAATAAGCTCTTGAATATTAATGATTGTCTCGTACAGCACCCAGTCACTTCTAAAATTACCGTAGCCACAAGAAAGATTTTGCAAAAACTAAATATCACTATATACGACGGTCGTACGCTAGATGGTTTAGTGCGTACGATTGTTGTACGTACAGGGATTCGTACTGGTGAGACACAAGTAGTTCTTGTCACAACACGAAAAGAAATCCCTCATTTAACTGAACTTATCACACGTATAAAAAAAATCGATCCGAGTATCGTATCGATAGCACAAAATATTAATCGTGAAAAAACATCATTAATATTTGGTGATGAAACCATTGTACTGGATGGCAAGGAAACGATTCATGAAGAGCTTGGTGAACTAGCCTTTGATTTATCAGCTCGTGCCTTCTTCCAGCTAAATCCAACACAAACTGTTCATCTTTATGATGAAATAAAAAAGGCCGCTGCATTAACGGGGAAAGAAACAGTTGTTGACGCCTATTGTGGTGTTGGAACAATTGGGCTATGGCTAGCAGATCAGGCGAAAGAAGTACGTGGGATGGATGTCATTCCAGAAAGTATTCAAGATGCGCGTAAAAATGCGCGCAACCATGGCTTCAAGCATACAAAATATGCAGTCGGCACAGCCGAAAGTGTCCTTGCCAAATGGCGCAAGGAAGGTTTTACTCCAGATGTCATTACAGTAGACCCACCACGAACTGGACTAGCACCAGAATTTATTCGAACAGTGCTTAAGCTAAAACCTAAGCGTTTTGTTTATACGTCCTGTAATCCATCCACTTTGGCGAAGGATTTACAACAATTATCAAAGCTTTATCATGTTGAGTATATCCAGCCTGTCGATATGTTCGCACAGACGGCACAGGTGGAATGCGTTTGCAGCATGGTTTTGAAACCTGAGTATCAGAAATAGTTTGGCGACTTTTTAGATGCAGTCTGTATATTACAGGCTGCATCTTTTTTACCTTGGTTTCCTTTTTATATGAATGAATGAATAAATAAAAAACACATCAAAATTAATTGATGTGTCAGACTGTAGACAAACTCAAAAAATTTGAAAGTTTGCCTACAGTCTGAGAGTAGCACATGCTACTCTTTCTCAATAAAAATATTCAATTCAAGCTTCTTCATAAGCATTTTTCATTCCGTGATATAAATTAATATCTTTAAAATCGTCTTTATTAATATGTAGTTGTACACTTACCTCATACAAAAAATAAAGCCATTCCGTATCATTTTCCTCAACAGCTTTAGCACAAGCATTTTCTATATATATACTATTCACATGACGTTCTAGACTCTTTATATAATCTAAGGCTTTTGATGCTCCTGGCCAATTCAAATCCTTAAATAATTCATATAACTTAGGCAAAGCCACTTTGTTATTTGGATAGCCGATAGATATGACGACATCGACTGCGTTCTCCCAACATTCTTTTGAATATTTTTGAAATATAAGTGGCAATAGTTCATTGGGAATTTGACAAAGAAATGCTTTTGCTTCGTTTTGAATTGTCTCTGGCAAATTCCAATTCAAATTATAGGAATAATAAATCACTAAATTATCTTTCATAAAAATGCATACCTTTCAAAGAAACATTGCTTATTCCCCTTTAAGTAGACAATATAAAAAAGACTGTAATTACAGTCTGAAAGGACATCTCAAAATAAATTGAGATGTCCTTTTTATGTAACGCACAGCACAGGCTGCCTGGTGGATGATGGACGGTCCA
Encoded proteins:
- the rlmD gene encoding 23S rRNA (uracil(1939)-C(5))-methyltransferase RlmD — its product is MTQQTTMTVGQKFPLTIKRLGINGEGVGFYKRNVVFVKGAIPGEEITAQVTKTQRNFAEAEVLDIRKASKHRQEAPCPVYNECGGCQLQHMTYNKQLLEKRDIVIQALERYAKPLTETIEVRKTLGMDNPWHYRNKSQFQVRKEGKRVYAGLFAEGSNKLLNINDCLVQHPVTSKITVATRKILQKLNITIYDGRTLDGLVRTIVVRTGIRTGETQVVLVTTRKEIPHLTELITRIKKIDPSIVSIAQNINREKTSLIFGDETIVLDGKETIHEELGELAFDLSARAFFQLNPTQTVHLYDEIKKAAALTGKETVVDAYCGVGTIGLWLADQAKEVRGMDVIPESIQDARKNARNHGFKHTKYAVGTAESVLAKWRKEGFTPDVITVDPPRTGLAPEFIRTVLKLKPKRFVYTSCNPSTLAKDLQQLSKLYHVEYIQPVDMFAQTAQVECVCSMVLKPEYQK